A section of the Primulina eburnea isolate SZY01 chromosome 1, ASM2296580v1, whole genome shotgun sequence genome encodes:
- the LOC140830214 gene encoding uncharacterized protein, whose protein sequence is MSGNGIHPYHPQWPPAAAPPTATATAPSPHPHSHSISMDNPAARLSSDEVRTIFITGLPEDVKERELQNLLRWLPGYEASQVNFKGEHPMGFALFATPQHAIAARDALQDMVFDMDTKSVLHTEMAKKNLFVKRGIVADSSVYDQSKRMRTGGDYTHTVFASPSPFHPPPAAVWGPHGYMAPAPPPYDPYAGYAVPPVPMPAPVPVPTASSYLPVQNTKDNPPCNTLFIGNLGENINEDELRGLFCAQPGFKQMKIIRQERHTVCFIEFEDVNSAAHVHHSFQGAVIPSSGSVGMRIQYPYNPFGKRKDSINPGSGPSVNGVQQLLTYQ, encoded by the exons ATGTCGGGGAACGGAATCCATCCCTATCACCCGCAATGGCCGCCTGCCGCGGCCCCTCCGACTGCCACCGCCACCGCGCCGTCTCCGCATCCGCATTCTCATTCTATTTCTATGGATAACCCTGCCGCCCGCCTCTCCTCTGATGAG GTGCGAACGATATTTATCACGGGTTTGCCTGAAGATGTTAAGGAGAGAGAGCTTCAGAACTTACTGAGGTGGCTGCCGGGATACGAGGCCTCGCAGGTGAATTTTAAGGGGGAGCATCCTATGGGTTTTGCACTTTTTGCAACTCCTCAACATGCTATTGCTGCTAGGGATGCACTTCAG GATATGGTTTTTGATATGGACACGAAGTCTGTGTTGCACACTGAGATGGCTAAGAAGAATCTTTTTGTGAAAAGGG GGATAGTTGCTGATTCTAGTGTTTATGACCAAAGCAAACGTATGAGAACTGGTGGTGATTATACACATACTGTCTTTGCAAGTCCATCTCCTTTTCACCCTCCCCCAGCAGCTGTTTGGGGACCACATGG GTATATGGCTCCAGCTCCTCCACCTTATGATCCATATGCAGGTTATGCTGTTCCTCCCGTGCCTATGCCTGCGCCAGTTCCTGTACCTACAGCAAGCAGTTATCTACCTGTTCAG AATACCAAAGACAATCCTCCTTGCAATACTCTATTCATTGGAAATCTTGGTGAGAATATTAATGAAGACGAGTTGAGGGGCCTCTTCTGCGC GCAACCAGGCTTCAAGCAGATGAAAATAATAAGACAGGAAAGGCACACTGTTTGTTTCATTGAATTTGAG GATGTGAACAGTGCTGCTCATGTGCACCACAGTTTTCAGGGAGCTGTAATACCAAGTTCTGGTTCTGTTGGCATGCGCATTCAATATCCTTAT AATCCATTTGGGAAGAGGAAGGATTCCATCAACCCAGGTAGTGGCCCAAGCGTGAATGGAGTGCAGCAATTACTTACATACCAGTAG